The genome window CGGGCGGCGCGAACGAACACTGGAATGCCGAAGCCGGTGCCACGTGGCTTGCACGGGCGGCCGATCACTGGCCCGCACATCTGTGGATCAATCCAGCGCCCGAGGTTTACTGGTCGCAAACCCGATCGACGCGCATGATCGCGGAGATCCTGGCCCAGGATCGAATGGTCCCCATGACGCTCGACGGGCTGACACGCGGGATGAAGGCGCTCGGCTGAATCGGTCCGATCCTGCCGAGGCTCTTCGATCACTGATCGGAACGTATGGTCCAGAACTGCGTTTTGCCTGCGAACGACGAATAGTAGGAGATCGACATGATCAAGAAGCATGGCAGCGCGAACTGGAAAGGCTCTCTCAAGGAAGGCAACGGTACGGTTTCGACCCAGACGGGCGTGCTCGACAAGCAGAATTACGGGTTCAAGTCCCGCTTCGAAGGCGGCACGAACACCAATCCAGAGGAGCTCATTGGTGCAGCCCATGCCGCTTGCTACTCGATGGCTCTCAGCATGATCCTCGGCCAGAGCGATCTGACGCCCGACAGCATCGACACCAAGGCGACCGTGTCGCTTGACGAGGTCGATGGCGGTTTTGCCGTCACGAAGATTCATCTCGACGTGACGGCCTCGATCCCGGGTGCCGACGACGCCAAGTTCCAGGAAGCGGCACAGGCCGCCAAGGAAGGTTGCCCGATCTCGAAGCTCGTAACCGGTGCCGAGATCACGATGGACGCGAAACTCGTCTGATCCTCTTCGCAGAACATTTCGGGTAAGTTTGGAAACACGGCCTGCATCAACGATGCGGGCCGTGTTCGTTTCTGCCCGCAGAGGGTCAGGCAGTTACATGGTCCGACAGTCTTCACGAACCTTTCCGCGACTTCGACGCTGCAGCTGTTGATCGCGCGCCATGGGTAGCCCATCTTCTCGGGATGCTGAAGTTCACGCCGGTCCTGCTCGCGATCCTCTACGCTTTGGCCATGTACCGCTTTTCGGTCTGGCGCACATCCAAGGAGCTCGACGCGAAATCGACCGAGCTTGCAGATGGAAGGCTCAAGGCACTCTGCGACAGGATGGCGAGTGCTCTCGATCTCGACCGGATCCGTGTCCACGTCTACGAGATCGATCCCGTGAACGGGCTCGCCGCACCGGATGGCCGGATCTTCATCACGCGCGGTTTCTATGAAAAATACCGCCAGGGACATGTGAGCGCCGAAGAACTCGCCTCTGTCATCGCGCATGAGCTCGGGCATGTCGCGCTCGGTCACTCGCGGCGGCGAATGATCGACTTTTCCGGCCAGAACGCGATCCGGACGGCACTCGCGCTCGTCCTCGGACGGATCCTGCCGGGGATCGGTATTCTCATTGCGAATGCGCTCGCCTCGCTTCTGGCGGCAGGGCTTTCGCGAAGCGATGAGTACGAGGCCGATGCCTATGCGTCCGCACTTCTCATCAAGTCGGGGATCGGAACCTCGGCACAGAAATCGCTCTTTGCAAAGCTCGATGCATTGTCCGGCGGATCGGGACGCACGCCCGCCTGGCTCATGAGCCATCCCAAGACCGAGGAACGCGTCGCCGCAATCGAGGCGAACGAAGCGAAATGGCTCGACGGATGACCGCCTAGCGCGTCATCGCCTTTCCAAGCTTGGGCAACCGCGCCCGCTTCAGCAGATCGCGGATCGGCCAGACCTCTCCCGATAGCCGCTCCGCCGTTCGGTGTATGGCGGTCACGACCTCGCGAACGGCATCGGGATCCCTGCCCCAGCACATCTGCAGGAATTGATCGGGATCGAGCCGTACGAGCCCTTCCTCGGCAAGCGTCGCCCGAGGGAAGTCACGTGCGTTGAAGGTGCAGATCGCATCGGCATGGCCAGCAATCGCGCTGGCCAGGACATGAACGTCGTTCGGGTCGGGCAGCGACAATCGCTTCAGATCGGCCTCACGTGGCGGGATCTCCGCCTCTGGCCACTCGGACCTGAGGATCTCAATCTCGCGTCGTGCGACCGTTTCGGCCCCGGCCCCGAGCTTCGGCGTTGCCCGCGCCCATTCCTCCAGGATCCGCGCCGACCAGACAGGTTTGAAGAGACCCTTCGAGGCGCATCCCACCAGGATCTCGCGCAGCACCGTCGGATAAAGCACGCAGGCATCGAGGCAGACCCGCGTGGTCACGGGCTGTATCGATCCCACATGCGTATTTGAAGAAAGCAAAGAGGTCCGGGCGCATCCGGAAACTCTTTGCTTTCGAAAATACGCATGGCGACTCCGATCGTCAGAGGCGGAAGTAGAGGGATTTGAGGTATCCGCTCTCCGCGAGTTGCGGCAGCTGCGGATGGTCCGGGCCCGCGAACCCCGTATGGACGAGTTGCCCACGCCGACCGCCCCTCCCGATGCCGCGTGCGCTTGCGTTGCGAAAGGATGCGAGGTCGGCGGCATGCGAACACGAGCACAGCACCAGATACCCGCCGGGGGCGACCAGCGGCGCCGCGAGCCGGGCCACACGCTCGTAGGCGCGCAGGCCTGCCTCGCGCGCGGATTTCGACGGTGCGAAGGCGGGCGGATCGCAGACGACCATGTCGAAACGCGCCTCCTCCCGACCGAGTTCTTCCAGCACCGCGAAGGCGTCGCCGCGCCTCGTCTCGAACCGCTCCGCCACATTCCCGGCCTCGGCACCCGCCCGCGCAAGGGCCAGCGCAGGCTCCGATCCGTCGACGGCCAAAGCACTCGCCGCACCGTTCGCGAGCGCGGCCAGCCCGAAGCCGCCCACATGCGAAAAGACGTCCAGCACGCGACCGCCCCGTGCCAGTCGCGCGGCGAAGGCATGGTTTTCCCGTTGATCGTAGAACAGCCCCGTCTTCTGGCCGCCCTCGAGATCGGCCATGTAGGTCGCACCGTTCATGACGACCGGGATCGGCCCGGTGAGCGTTCCGCGAATCACGCCGCTCTCATCGTCCAGACCTTCGAGCTGACGGGTCCGACCGCTGGCGCTTTTGACGATCGTCGTCACTCCCGTCACGCGGACCAGCGCCTCGATGAGCGGTTCGAGCAGCCTCTCAGCCCAGGCCGCGTTCGGCTGAACGACCGCCGCATCTCCGAAGCGGTCGATCACGACGCCCGGCAACCCGTCGGCTTCGGCATGGATCAGGCGGTAGAAGGGCAACGGATAGAGCCGTTCGCGATGCGCCAGCGCCTGGCCGATACGATCCGCGAACCAGTCGACGTCGATCCGCGCGTCTATGTCGCGATCGAGCATCCGAGCGATGATCTTGGAAGACGGCGTGAGCGCCACGACACCCAAGGGGTTGCGTTCCGCATCCTCGAGTTGCGCGATGCTACCGGCGGAAAGGGCTTTCGTCCGCCGATCGGTCACGAGTTCTTCGGAGAAGATCCACGGAAAACCGTGGCGGATCGCGCGGGCATTGGCCTTCGGCTTCAACCGGACGATCGGGAGGGATGCGTTCATCATGATGAGCGCCTTACGCCAGCCGCGCTCCCATGAAAAGCACGGAGCCATGGCTGGTAGCGCTACCCGCGCTATGGTAGATACCTCGCGACAGCTGAGCAGCGAGGCCAACATGACGCTTCAAGCCACGATTACGGACGTCACCGAGCGTATCATCGACAGATCGAAGGACACGCGAGCCACCTATCTCGACCGCATGGCGCGCGCCGCCGAGGAAGGCCCCCGTCGCGCGCATCTGACCTGCGGCAATCAGGCCCATGCCTATGCAGCCGCGGGACCGGATCAGGGCGATCTTGCCCATGGCAAGCAGCCCAATCTGGGGATCGTGACGGCGTTCAACGACATGCTTTCGGCGCATCAGCCGTTCGAGCGGTTCCCGGACCTCATCCGCAAGGCGGCGCGCGAGAACGGCGCGACCGCGCAGGTCGCGGGCGGTGTCCCGGCCATGTGCGACGGGGTCACGCAGGGCCAGGTCGGAATGGAGCTTTCGCTCTTTTCGCGCGACGTGATCGCGCTCGCCGCGGGTGTCGCGCTTTCGCACAATGTCTTCGACGCCGCGCTCTATCTCGGTGTCTGCGACAAGATCGTTCCGGGTCTCGTCATCGGGGCCGCCACCTTCGGCTATATCCCCGCCATCTTCCTCCCGGCGGGTCCGATGACCAGCGGCCTGCCCAACGACGAGA of Palleronia sp. LCG004 contains these proteins:
- a CDS encoding OsmC family protein, whose amino-acid sequence is MIKKHGSANWKGSLKEGNGTVSTQTGVLDKQNYGFKSRFEGGTNTNPEELIGAAHAACYSMALSMILGQSDLTPDSIDTKATVSLDEVDGGFAVTKIHLDVTASIPGADDAKFQEAAQAAKEGCPISKLVTGAEITMDAKLV
- a CDS encoding M48 family metallopeptidase encodes the protein MLKFTPVLLAILYALAMYRFSVWRTSKELDAKSTELADGRLKALCDRMASALDLDRIRVHVYEIDPVNGLAAPDGRIFITRGFYEKYRQGHVSAEELASVIAHELGHVALGHSRRRMIDFSGQNAIRTALALVLGRILPGIGILIANALASLLAAGLSRSDEYEADAYASALLIKSGIGTSAQKSLFAKLDALSGGSGRTPAWLMSHPKTEERVAAIEANEAKWLDG
- a CDS encoding RSP_2648 family PIN domain-containing protein; this translates as MTTRVCLDACVLYPTVLREILVGCASKGLFKPVWSARILEEWARATPKLGAGAETVARREIEILRSEWPEAEIPPREADLKRLSLPDPNDVHVLASAIAGHADAICTFNARDFPRATLAEEGLVRLDPDQFLQMCWGRDPDAVREVVTAIHRTAERLSGEVWPIRDLLKRARLPKLGKAMTR
- a CDS encoding RSP_2647 family RNA methyltransferase; translated protein: MMNASLPIVRLKPKANARAIRHGFPWIFSEELVTDRRTKALSAGSIAQLEDAERNPLGVVALTPSSKIIARMLDRDIDARIDVDWFADRIGQALAHRERLYPLPFYRLIHAEADGLPGVVIDRFGDAAVVQPNAAWAERLLEPLIEALVRVTGVTTIVKSASGRTRQLEGLDDESGVIRGTLTGPIPVVMNGATYMADLEGGQKTGLFYDQRENHAFAARLARGGRVLDVFSHVGGFGLAALANGAASALAVDGSEPALALARAGAEAGNVAERFETRRGDAFAVLEELGREEARFDMVVCDPPAFAPSKSAREAGLRAYERVARLAAPLVAPGGYLVLCSCSHAADLASFRNASARGIGRGGRRGQLVHTGFAGPDHPQLPQLAESGYLKSLYFRL